One Streptomyces mobaraensis NBRC 13819 = DSM 40847 DNA segment encodes these proteins:
- a CDS encoding macro domain-containing protein: protein MGTDIAYVRGDATTPQGKGPRVIAHVCNDLGGWGKGFVVALSRRWPEPEREYRRWHRARAENDFGLGAVRMVRVERWLWVANMVGQHGIRTGGSGGVPVRYEAIDAALAKLADEAARLGASVHMPRIGCGLAGGRWERMEPLIRARLTDRGISVTVYDHG, encoded by the coding sequence ATGGGGACGGACATCGCATACGTACGGGGTGACGCGACGACACCGCAGGGCAAGGGGCCCCGGGTGATCGCGCACGTCTGCAACGACCTGGGGGGCTGGGGCAAGGGGTTCGTCGTGGCGCTCTCGCGCCGCTGGCCGGAGCCCGAGCGGGAGTACCGGCGCTGGCACCGCGCCCGCGCCGAGAACGACTTCGGCCTCGGCGCGGTGCGAATGGTGCGGGTGGAGCGGTGGTTGTGGGTCGCCAACATGGTCGGACAGCACGGCATACGGACCGGCGGCAGCGGCGGCGTGCCCGTGCGCTACGAGGCGATCGACGCGGCCCTGGCGAAGCTCGCGGACGAGGCCGCCCGGCTCGGCGCCTCGGTGCACATGCCCCGCATCGGCTGCGGCCTGGCGGGCGGCCGCTGGGAGCGGATGGAGCCCCTGATACGGGCGCGGCTGACGGACCGGGGGATATCGGTGACGGTGTACGACCACGGCTGA
- a CDS encoding GNAT family N-acetyltransferase gives MSGGIRVRGIAERDWDAVVALEAGAYTALGLSEGRAALRSRADASPDTCFVLDVDSRPAGYLLALPYPAFRCPDLTRPEEPEEPGEPGEREEPVDPAANLHLHDIVVAPHLRRRGLARHLLRHLARTARTRGDERISLVAVGGSEAFWSARGFAAHPDVALPDGYGPQAVYMSRPVPADDTDDPPPGGTAPHGPPVHHEAS, from the coding sequence GTGAGCGGCGGTATCCGCGTCCGCGGCATCGCCGAACGCGACTGGGACGCCGTCGTGGCGCTGGAGGCCGGCGCCTACACCGCGCTCGGCCTCTCCGAAGGGCGCGCCGCGCTGCGGTCCCGCGCGGACGCCTCCCCGGACACCTGCTTCGTCCTGGACGTCGACTCCCGGCCGGCCGGCTACCTGCTGGCCCTGCCCTACCCGGCCTTCCGCTGCCCCGACCTCACCCGGCCGGAAGAGCCGGAAGAGCCGGGGGAGCCGGGAGAGCGGGAGGAGCCCGTGGACCCGGCCGCCAACCTGCACCTGCACGACATCGTCGTCGCACCCCACCTGCGCCGCAGGGGACTGGCCCGGCACCTGCTGCGGCACCTCGCGCGCACCGCCCGGACGCGCGGCGACGAACGGATCTCGCTCGTCGCCGTCGGCGGCAGCGAGGCGTTCTGGTCGGCCCGCGGGTTCGCCGCGCACCCGGACGTGGCGCTGCCCGACGGCTACGGCCCGCAGGCCGTCTACATGTCCCGGCCGGTGCCCGCCGACGACACCGACGACCCCCCACCGGGCGGGACGGCGCCGCACGGCCCGCCCGTGCACCACGAAGCGAGCTGA
- a CDS encoding glycoside hydrolase family 3 protein encodes MSSSQHSTTLRRLALSVLQPGFVGTEAPDWVLRDIGDGLASVVLFSRNIVSPEQVARLTERLRAENPDLVVAIDEEAGDVTRIESGTGSTRPGNLALGTVDDTGLTEAVAADLGGQLRAAGVSLDYAPSADVNSNPDNPIIGVRSFGSDPAVVSRHTAAWIRGLQSSGVAACAKHFPGHGDVAVDSHHDLPVYGADREEIAAQALPPFRAALDAGVRAVMSGHLLVPAYDPGLPATLSRRILIDLLRGELAFDGLIVSDAIEMGAVSGPHGIGGAAVKAVAAGVDAVCVGGESAEESTARLLTDALVDAVVRGDLAEERLAEAAYRVRSFADWSAGLRRAASAGSADGDIGFVAARRALRLTGAVGTALPLSAPPHVVELVPATNLAIGKETPWGVAGPLSERLPGTTSVRLRPQDLGAPDAALETRALGAAVGRPLVVVTRDAPRHAWMSRALADLTTARPDAIVVEMGLPGSAAPGAVQIFTHGASTASGVAAAEVLAGGR; translated from the coding sequence ATGTCCTCCAGTCAGCACAGCACCACGTTGCGGCGACTCGCCCTCTCCGTCCTGCAGCCGGGTTTCGTGGGCACCGAGGCGCCGGACTGGGTGCTGCGGGACATCGGTGACGGGCTGGCCTCCGTCGTCCTCTTCTCGCGCAACATCGTCTCCCCCGAGCAGGTCGCCCGGCTCACCGAGCGCCTGCGGGCGGAGAACCCCGACCTGGTCGTCGCGATCGACGAGGAGGCCGGGGACGTCACCCGGATCGAGTCCGGGACCGGCTCCACCCGGCCGGGCAACCTCGCCCTCGGCACGGTCGACGACACCGGGCTGACCGAGGCCGTCGCCGCCGACCTGGGCGGCCAGTTGCGCGCCGCCGGGGTGAGCCTCGACTACGCGCCCAGCGCGGACGTCAACTCCAACCCGGACAACCCGATCATCGGCGTCCGGTCCTTCGGCTCCGACCCGGCGGTGGTCTCCCGGCACACCGCCGCGTGGATCCGCGGACTCCAGTCGTCCGGCGTGGCGGCCTGCGCCAAGCACTTCCCCGGCCACGGCGACGTCGCCGTCGACTCCCACCACGACCTGCCGGTCTACGGCGCCGACCGCGAGGAGATCGCCGCGCAGGCGCTGCCCCCGTTCCGCGCCGCCCTGGACGCGGGCGTCCGCGCCGTCATGAGCGGCCACCTCCTGGTGCCCGCGTACGACCCCGGTCTGCCCGCCACGCTGAGCCGGCGGATCCTGATCGACCTGCTCCGCGGGGAACTCGCATTCGACGGCCTGATCGTGAGCGACGCCATCGAGATGGGCGCGGTCTCCGGCCCCCACGGGATCGGCGGGGCCGCGGTGAAGGCGGTGGCCGCCGGTGTCGACGCCGTCTGCGTGGGCGGCGAGAGCGCCGAGGAGTCCACCGCCCGCCTCCTGACCGACGCCCTCGTGGACGCCGTGGTCCGCGGCGATCTCGCCGAGGAGCGGCTCGCGGAGGCGGCCTACCGCGTACGGTCGTTCGCGGACTGGTCGGCGGGGCTGCGCCGGGCCGCCTCCGCCGGCTCCGCCGACGGCGACATCGGGTTCGTCGCCGCCCGCCGCGCCCTCCGGCTGACCGGGGCCGTGGGCACCGCGCTGCCGCTGTCCGCGCCGCCGCACGTGGTGGAGCTGGTCCCCGCCACCAACCTGGCCATCGGCAAGGAGACCCCGTGGGGCGTCGCCGGCCCGCTGAGCGAGCGGCTGCCCGGGACCACCTCCGTCCGGCTGCGCCCGCAGGACCTGGGCGCGCCCGACGCCGCGCTGGAGACGCGCGCGCTGGGGGCGGCGGTGGGCCGGCCGCTGGTCGTCGTCACGCGGGACGCGCCGCGGCACGCGTGGATGAGCCGGGCCCTCGCGGACCTCACCACCGCGCGCCCCGACGCGATCGTCGTCGAGATGGGACTGCCGGGGAGCGCGGCGCCGGGGGCGGTGCAGATCTTCACTCACGGCGCGAGCACGGCGTCGGGGGTGGCCGCCGCGGAGGTCCTGGCGGGCGGACGCTGA
- a CDS encoding COX15/CtaA family protein, whose product MSGTAPLPPPRAYADGQVSQSTKGIVVRTPLSWLADRYTLAPRSVRWATLLSVVASIGIVVTGGVVRVTGSGLGCTDWPACTDSTLAPTAEMGMHGAIEFGNRLLTGVLCAVVGWVIVAARLQRTPMPSVLRGGWAQFWIVVLNALVGGLTVWMKLSPYIVAAHFLAAMLLLTAAVVTWHRVRRHGEETRPAVPMPPAVRPATVALVAANALLILVGTLATGTGPHAGDSSDVPRMPLNWRFVTTLHGLLGAAVLGLLVYLLSVLPKRGCALARQKTVLLLITVVAQGGIGLMQSLSGLPALAVVLHLFGSALVWAGALQVYLTVGTANSGRPALAAETENRPERPTTLAGR is encoded by the coding sequence GTGTCCGGAACGGCACCCTTGCCACCACCCCGCGCGTACGCTGACGGCCAGGTATCACAGAGCACGAAAGGGATCGTCGTGCGCACACCTCTCTCCTGGCTCGCGGACCGCTATACGCTCGCACCCCGCAGTGTCCGATGGGCAACACTCCTTTCGGTCGTGGCCAGTATCGGCATCGTCGTCACCGGCGGCGTCGTCCGCGTCACGGGCTCCGGCCTGGGCTGCACGGACTGGCCGGCCTGCACGGACAGCACCCTCGCCCCGACCGCGGAGATGGGGATGCACGGTGCGATCGAGTTCGGCAACCGCCTGCTCACCGGCGTGCTCTGCGCCGTCGTGGGCTGGGTCATCGTCGCGGCGCGGCTGCAGCGCACCCCGATGCCCTCGGTGCTGCGCGGCGGCTGGGCGCAGTTCTGGATCGTCGTCCTGAACGCGCTGGTCGGCGGGCTCACCGTCTGGATGAAGCTCAGCCCGTACATCGTCGCCGCGCACTTCCTCGCCGCGATGCTGCTGCTCACGGCCGCGGTGGTCACCTGGCACCGGGTCCGGCGGCACGGCGAGGAGACGAGACCGGCGGTGCCGATGCCGCCGGCCGTCCGCCCCGCCACCGTCGCCCTGGTCGCCGCCAACGCCCTCCTCATCCTGGTGGGCACCCTCGCCACGGGCACCGGCCCGCACGCGGGTGACTCGTCTGACGTCCCCCGCATGCCCCTGAACTGGAGGTTCGTCACCACTCTGCACGGCCTGCTGGGCGCCGCCGTCCTGGGCCTGCTGGTCTACCTGCTGTCCGTCCTGCCCAAGCGCGGCTGCGCCCTGGCCCGGCAGAAGACCGTGCTCCTGCTCATCACCGTCGTGGCGCAGGGAGGCATCGGCCTGATGCAGTCCCTGAGCGGCCTGCCCGCCCTGGCCGTCGTCCTCCACCTCTTCGGCTCGGCCCTCGTCTGGGCCGGCGCCCTGCAGGTGTACCTAACGGTCGGAACGGCGAATTCAGGCCGTCCGGCGCTGGCCGCCGAGACCGAAAACCGACCCGAACGCCCGACCACACTGGCCGGCCGCTGA
- a CDS encoding type III PLP-dependent enzyme, producing the protein MSTTTLCDSPAATPLFAALAAADEDRIVYDLDGIRARYTELRRQLPGVDVRFAMKACPVDEVLATLARAGAGADAASPLEMEQALRAGVPAGRIHYGNTVKSDRDIAHAHRLGIRDFATDSLEDVAAIARHAPGARVFCRVATSGEGALWGLTHKFGCPPGQAVRVLERARELGLTPSGLSVHVGSQQMTAEAWRDALTSLGEVLATLRGRGITLDHVNLGGGLPALGYLDRRGLPLDPPLGAIFAAIREGAAALRRIHGAPLDFVVEPGRHLVADHGAVRAHVVRLAERPRPDGGRQHWLYLSVGKFNGLYEMDALQYRLVFPGHHDAAYVPAVLAGPTCDSDDAHTPGHAPVEVPGDLASGDPVWVLSSGAYATSYMTQGFNGIAPLPYTCAGTPGSPDDGAEWTR; encoded by the coding sequence ATGAGCACCACGACCCTGTGCGACAGCCCCGCCGCCACCCCCCTCTTCGCGGCGCTCGCCGCCGCCGACGAGGACCGGATCGTCTACGACCTGGACGGCATCCGCGCCCGTTACACCGAACTGCGCCGGCAACTCCCGGGCGTGGACGTCCGGTTCGCCATGAAGGCGTGCCCGGTCGACGAGGTGCTCGCCACCCTGGCCCGCGCGGGCGCCGGAGCCGACGCCGCGAGCCCGCTGGAAATGGAGCAGGCGCTCCGGGCGGGCGTACCGGCCGGCCGCATCCACTACGGCAACACCGTCAAGTCGGACCGGGACATCGCCCACGCCCACCGGCTCGGCATCCGCGACTTCGCGACCGACAGCCTGGAGGACGTGGCGGCCATCGCCCGGCACGCCCCCGGCGCCCGCGTCTTCTGCCGCGTGGCCACCAGCGGCGAGGGCGCCCTGTGGGGCCTCACCCACAAGTTCGGCTGCCCGCCCGGCCAGGCCGTCCGCGTCCTGGAACGCGCCCGCGAACTCGGCCTGACCCCGTCCGGCCTCTCCGTGCACGTCGGCTCCCAGCAGATGACGGCCGAGGCGTGGCGCGACGCGCTGACGTCCCTCGGCGAGGTGCTGGCCACCCTGCGCGGGCGCGGGATCACCCTGGACCACGTCAACCTCGGCGGCGGCCTGCCCGCCCTCGGCTACCTCGACCGGCGCGGCCTGCCCCTCGACCCGCCGCTCGGCGCCATTTTCGCGGCCATCCGCGAGGGAGCGGCCGCGCTGCGGCGGATCCACGGCGCGCCGCTGGACTTCGTCGTGGAACCCGGACGGCACCTCGTCGCCGACCACGGCGCCGTCCGGGCCCATGTCGTCCGCCTCGCGGAACGCCCCCGTCCGGACGGGGGCCGGCAGCACTGGCTCTACCTCAGCGTCGGCAAGTTCAACGGCCTGTACGAGATGGACGCACTCCAGTACCGGCTGGTGTTCCCCGGACACCACGACGCCGCGTACGTCCCCGCCGTCCTCGCCGGGCCCACCTGCGACAGCGACGATGCCCACACCCCCGGGCACGCGCCCGTCGAGGTGCCGGGCGACCTCGCCTCCGGCGACCCGGTGTGGGTGCTGTCCAGCGGCGCCTACGCCACCAGCTACATGACCCAGGGCTTCAACGGGATCGCCCCGCTGCCGTACACCTGCGCCGGCACCCCGGGCTCCCCGGACGACGGAGCGGAGTGGACCCGGTGA
- a CDS encoding phytanoyl-CoA dioxygenase family protein — protein MPTADPYLHRAVTDVPYFSADGETYLARTQLRDLRKRRPLRVLSEEDFAFWQTYGYVVVREAIPAAAARRLLDFAWDFQGMDPDRPDTWYQDREWRSDLDRELHVYGFVEAYHHQLIWDSRQTRRVYDAFVDVWDCEELWVTLDRLNLNPPNVRNRSRSLIEHRERGFDIELHWDVDTSQGILPQRVQGIIALDDTRPDVGGFQCCPELFRRFDRWKALQPDDRDPIRPRVDRDDMPVVRPELRAGDLLIWNGLLAHGVAPNTSENGVRAVQYLSMMPALENHRALRASRIASWRDLATPDWNATLLGDAVRHESLRYGRAELNDLGAKLLGLRTWHGGPTDADDAGTPTEAATTADTGRATEEEICAESV, from the coding sequence ATGCCGACCGCTGACCCTTACCTCCACCGAGCCGTCACCGACGTCCCCTACTTCAGCGCGGACGGCGAGACCTACCTCGCCCGCACCCAGCTGAGGGACCTGCGCAAGAGACGGCCCCTCAGAGTGCTGTCCGAGGAGGACTTCGCCTTCTGGCAGACCTACGGCTACGTCGTCGTCCGCGAGGCGATCCCCGCGGCCGCCGCCCGGCGCCTGCTCGACTTCGCCTGGGACTTCCAGGGCATGGACCCCGACCGGCCGGACACCTGGTACCAGGACCGCGAGTGGCGCTCCGACCTGGACCGGGAACTGCACGTCTACGGCTTCGTCGAGGCGTACCACCACCAGCTCATCTGGGACAGCCGGCAGACCCGGCGCGTCTACGACGCCTTCGTCGACGTGTGGGACTGCGAAGAGCTGTGGGTGACCCTGGACCGGCTCAACCTCAACCCGCCCAACGTCCGCAACCGCTCCCGCTCCCTGATCGAACACCGCGAACGCGGCTTCGACATCGAGCTGCACTGGGACGTCGACACCTCCCAGGGCATCCTCCCGCAGCGCGTCCAGGGCATCATCGCCCTCGACGACACCCGGCCCGACGTCGGCGGCTTCCAGTGCTGCCCCGAACTCTTCCGCCGCTTCGACCGCTGGAAGGCCCTCCAGCCCGACGACCGGGACCCCATCCGGCCCCGGGTCGACCGCGACGACATGCCCGTCGTCCGCCCCGAACTGCGCGCCGGCGACCTGCTCATCTGGAACGGCCTGCTGGCCCACGGCGTGGCGCCCAACACCTCGGAGAACGGGGTGCGCGCCGTCCAGTACCTGTCCATGATGCCCGCCCTGGAGAACCACCGGGCCCTGCGCGCCTCCCGCATCGCCTCCTGGCGGGACCTCGCCACACCGGACTGGAACGCCACGCTCCTCGGCGACGCCGTCCGGCACGAGTCCCTGCGCTACGGGCGGGCCGAACTGAACGACCTGGGCGCCAAGCTGCTGGGCCTGCGCACGTGGCACGGCGGACCCACCGACGCCGACGACGCCGGCACGCCCACCGAGGCCGCCACGACCGCCGACACCGGCCGGGCCACCGAGGAAGAGATATGCGCGGAATCTGTCTGA
- a CDS encoding MFS transporter, with protein sequence MYVFRLHDPFQRAQLAIVALFCSLGFQYATWAARIPALKTELGLSTAEVGVLLMAAGIGAAVSFPLVALLMKRLGSRRLALLSQLALALLLPALAAAPNYPVALLVLAVDGVCVGCLNVAMNAQGAALEARFERTAMARLHATFSGGSLLAALLASGTTAVTSSVMAHFGVAAALLVLLNASAWKGLLTDHQPGEAVKKRTRGGRRALPSRITLWMCCAMAFGTVTEGAMNDWSTLYMKDVADASAGLAPLGIAVVSGMMVVARLFADGWRDRWGDGRVVLLGSALAAAGLAFALLSGGVAAALAGFACVGLGIAAVTPCVYAAAARQGSDSLTLVAAMGTTGLLAGPPLIGFIANASGLAWGFAAVAVAAGVVSVCSTRIRWTPVSG encoded by the coding sequence ATGTACGTGTTCCGACTCCACGACCCCTTCCAGCGCGCCCAGTTGGCGATCGTCGCGCTGTTCTGCTCCCTGGGCTTCCAGTACGCCACCTGGGCCGCCCGGATCCCGGCCCTCAAGACGGAACTCGGCCTGTCCACGGCCGAGGTCGGCGTCCTGCTGATGGCCGCGGGGATCGGCGCGGCGGTGTCGTTCCCCCTGGTGGCGCTGCTGATGAAGCGGCTGGGCTCCCGGCGGCTCGCCCTGCTGTCCCAGCTCGCCCTGGCCCTGCTGCTCCCGGCTCTGGCGGCGGCCCCCAACTACCCGGTGGCGCTGCTGGTGCTGGCCGTGGACGGCGTCTGCGTCGGCTGCCTGAACGTCGCCATGAACGCCCAGGGTGCCGCCCTCGAAGCGAGGTTCGAGCGCACGGCCATGGCCCGGCTGCACGCGACGTTCAGCGGCGGCTCGCTGCTCGCCGCCCTGCTCGCCTCCGGTACGACCGCGGTCACCTCGTCCGTGATGGCGCACTTCGGCGTCGCCGCGGCCCTCCTCGTCCTGCTCAACGCATCCGCGTGGAAGGGACTGCTGACGGACCATCAGCCGGGGGAGGCCGTCAAGAAGCGGACGCGCGGCGGACGGCGGGCCCTGCCGTCCCGGATCACCCTCTGGATGTGCTGCGCCATGGCCTTCGGCACCGTCACCGAGGGCGCCATGAACGACTGGTCCACCCTCTACATGAAGGACGTCGCCGACGCGTCCGCCGGGCTCGCGCCGCTGGGTATCGCCGTCGTCTCCGGAATGATGGTCGTGGCCCGCCTCTTCGCCGACGGCTGGCGGGACCGCTGGGGCGACGGCCGCGTCGTCCTCCTCGGCAGCGCCCTCGCCGCCGCCGGACTCGCCTTCGCGCTGCTGAGCGGCGGCGTGGCGGCGGCCCTCGCCGGGTTCGCCTGCGTCGGGCTGGGCATCGCGGCCGTCACTCCCTGCGTCTACGCGGCGGCGGCCCGGCAGGGCTCCGACTCCCTGACCCTGGTCGCCGCGATGGGCACCACGGGTCTGCTCGCCGGCCCGCCCCTCATCGGCTTCATCGCCAACGCGAGCGGCCTGGCGTGGGGGTTCGCCGCGGTGGCGGTGGCGGCGGGGGTGGTGTCGGTGTGCAGCACGCGTATCCGGTGGACACCGGTGAGTGGCTGA
- a CDS encoding DUF6271 family protein codes for MRGICLTLPTNRPCAETIAAVGREAAYAVEHFDVEVHLLVLDSCAPADTAAHAEAVRRLPAHPRITAHHLDEAAQRDFLRRVITDAGGPKPELLLDLMLPDRLSYGACTNRAFLIAAALGCASVHRRDSDSRYQTLDGAPVYPIHHELTSLGRRAADAGADVTATALAPERLDRRVAMVGASFIGELSVDIGEIEALDPAVYHDVVSLWAPEDWTDEQKRDLVAESFRGAGTEPFRADRSLLTLVDPMRVDMCNIAFHDVHERVPLPPATDTIGSDYFLIHLVHDAGLPGVLHNRHIVNYYTGERRTDTGFTAYQLRYAKFLLSMLYFNAVYARMAEAGDALLDDGGRVRASAVAALARESAGLDRAGNVRRLDALDAAYRRLGGRYAAFADLLAGRRERLLDEARRDIEDFALLTEAWEALIRAARTTPLVRTPSGRSR; via the coding sequence ATGCGCGGAATCTGTCTGACCCTGCCCACCAACAGGCCCTGCGCCGAGACCATCGCCGCCGTCGGCCGCGAAGCCGCCTACGCCGTCGAGCACTTCGACGTCGAGGTGCACCTGCTCGTCCTCGACTCCTGCGCGCCCGCCGACACCGCCGCGCACGCCGAGGCCGTCCGCCGGCTGCCCGCGCACCCCCGGATCACGGCGCACCACCTCGACGAGGCCGCGCAGCGGGACTTCCTCCGCCGGGTGATCACGGACGCCGGCGGGCCCAAGCCCGAGCTGCTGCTCGACCTGATGCTCCCCGACCGCCTCTCCTACGGCGCCTGCACCAACCGCGCGTTCCTCATCGCCGCCGCGCTCGGCTGCGCGTCCGTCCACCGCAGGGATTCCGACAGCCGGTACCAGACCCTCGACGGCGCACCGGTGTACCCCATCCACCACGAGCTGACGTCGCTGGGCCGGCGCGCCGCGGACGCCGGCGCCGACGTCACCGCGACGGCCCTCGCCCCGGAGCGGCTGGACCGCCGGGTCGCCATGGTCGGCGCCTCGTTCATCGGCGAACTCTCCGTCGACATCGGCGAGATCGAGGCCCTCGACCCCGCCGTCTACCACGACGTGGTCAGCCTCTGGGCGCCCGAGGACTGGACCGACGAGCAGAAGCGCGACCTCGTCGCCGAGTCCTTCCGCGGCGCCGGCACGGAACCCTTCCGCGCCGACCGCTCCCTGCTCACCCTCGTCGACCCGATGCGCGTGGACATGTGCAACATCGCCTTCCACGACGTCCACGAACGCGTACCGCTGCCGCCCGCCACCGACACCATCGGCAGCGACTACTTCCTCATCCACCTCGTCCACGACGCCGGACTCCCCGGCGTCCTGCACAACCGGCACATCGTCAACTACTACACCGGCGAGCGCCGTACCGACACCGGCTTCACGGCCTACCAGCTGCGCTACGCCAAGTTCCTGCTGTCCATGCTCTACTTCAACGCCGTCTACGCCCGGATGGCCGAGGCCGGCGACGCGCTGCTCGACGACGGCGGACGGGTCCGGGCCTCCGCCGTCGCCGCGCTCGCCCGGGAGAGCGCCGGCCTCGACCGGGCCGGGAACGTCCGGCGGCTCGACGCCCTCGACGCCGCCTACCGCCGCCTCGGCGGCCGGTACGCGGCCTTCGCCGACCTGCTGGCCGGCCGCCGCGAGCGCCTCCTCGACGAGGCCCGGCGCGACATCGAGGACTTCGCCCTGCTCACCGAGGCGTGGGAGGCCCTGATCCGCGCCGCCCGCACCACCCCCCTCGTCCGCACCCCGTCGGGACGGTCCCGATGA
- a CDS encoding FAD-dependent monooxygenase, which translates to MTHATVPPDTSVLVVGAGPTGLTLAIVLARAGVAVRVVEKAPEFHRESRGKGLNQRSREIFEDLGAGEEATASGIEHITLRKYRGGVPVSDYVTFGDNVPTADTPYASGLIIPQWRTEEILRGRLARLGVEVELGAELTGFVQDEHGVTAALADGRRIRAERLVGCDGGRGSVRKLLGLSFEGATEAEECMVIGDVRADGLDPSYWHQWFDEDGGIMLCPFRGSDHWQLQAAPERDADGTVLPPSPESFQRIFDRHARVPGVRLTDVRWTSVYRISVRMADRFRVGRVLLAGDAAHVHSIAGGLGMNTGIQDAFNLGWKLALVHRGEAAEPLLDTYEEERMPVAAWTLRLTDERLGAVREGVRRAGVGTEAAVTEDTTTLRVGYPWSSLAWGGPDAGERAGGVRRGEGGPWFTLRGPGGPELRRLADEYGTLLRIQEDPAARDLLLVRPDHHIALRVPPSGAGEVAERLAGLGPR; encoded by the coding sequence ATGACCCACGCCACCGTTCCGCCGGACACCTCGGTCCTCGTCGTCGGCGCCGGGCCCACGGGGCTGACGCTGGCCATCGTGCTGGCGCGTGCCGGTGTGGCCGTCCGCGTCGTCGAGAAGGCGCCGGAATTCCACCGGGAGTCCCGGGGCAAGGGGCTCAACCAGCGCAGCCGGGAGATCTTCGAGGACCTGGGGGCGGGCGAGGAGGCCACCGCCTCCGGCATCGAGCACATCACCCTGCGCAAGTACCGCGGCGGCGTCCCGGTCAGCGACTACGTGACCTTCGGGGACAACGTCCCGACGGCCGACACGCCGTACGCGAGCGGGCTGATCATCCCGCAGTGGCGGACCGAGGAGATCCTGCGCGGACGTCTCGCCCGGCTGGGAGTCGAGGTCGAACTCGGCGCCGAGCTGACCGGGTTCGTCCAGGACGAGCACGGGGTGACCGCCGCCCTCGCCGACGGCCGGCGGATCCGGGCCGAGCGGCTCGTCGGCTGCGACGGCGGGCGCGGATCCGTCCGCAAGCTCCTCGGCCTGTCCTTCGAGGGCGCCACCGAGGCCGAGGAGTGCATGGTGATCGGCGACGTACGGGCCGACGGGCTCGACCCGTCCTACTGGCACCAGTGGTTCGACGAGGACGGCGGCATCATGCTCTGCCCCTTCCGCGGCAGCGACCACTGGCAGCTCCAGGCCGCGCCCGAACGCGACGCCGACGGCACGGTGCTGCCGCCCTCTCCGGAGTCCTTCCAGCGGATCTTCGACCGGCACGCCCGCGTGCCCGGCGTCCGGCTGACCGACGTGCGCTGGACCTCGGTCTACCGCATCAGTGTCCGCATGGCCGACCGGTTCCGCGTCGGCCGCGTCCTCCTCGCCGGCGACGCCGCGCACGTCCACTCGATCGCCGGGGGCCTGGGCATGAACACCGGGATCCAGGACGCCTTCAACCTCGGCTGGAAGCTGGCGCTCGTGCACCGAGGCGAGGCGGCGGAGCCGCTGCTCGACACCTACGAGGAGGAGCGCATGCCGGTCGCCGCGTGGACCCTGCGGCTGACCGACGAGCGCCTGGGCGCGGTACGCGAGGGGGTGCGCAGGGCGGGCGTGGGCACGGAGGCGGCCGTCACCGAGGACACCACGACGCTGCGCGTCGGCTACCCGTGGAGCTCGCTGGCCTGGGGCGGCCCCGACGCGGGCGAGCGCGCGGGCGGCGTGCGGCGCGGCGAGGGCGGCCCGTGGTTCACCCTGCGCGGTCCCGGCGGTCCGGAGCTCCGCCGACTGGCCGACGAGTACGGCACGTTGCTGCGGATCCAGGAGGACCCGGCGGCGCGGGACCTGCTGCTGGTGCGGCCCGACCACCACATCGCCCTGCGCGTCCCGCCGTCCGGCGCGGGGGAGGTGGCGGAGCGGCTGGCCGGACTCGGCCCGCGGTGA